In the Pleurodeles waltl isolate 20211129_DDA chromosome 3_1, aPleWal1.hap1.20221129, whole genome shotgun sequence genome, GATGACCCTGTGTAGGTGTAAGCAAGTCAAGCAAGAGTGAAGACCTGCTTCTATAAATCAGCCAAATAAAGTATGCTTTTACAGCTACACACCGACTGATTTAGGAAAAGTGCGAATTACTATAAATAAGCATGCTTTTAAGTCTGGAGGCAGTACACAATATTGGGTGACAAACAGTATATAAAgttaaaagctatttttttttcacttaacTGCACTACATAAAAATTAAACCTGAAGGAAGGTGCTCATCAACTTTCCAAATATAAATGATTTTGAATCTGAAGAAATCTGTTTTAATTGAATTTTATATTTAGGTACAAAATGGCATTATATGCAATTCGTTTAAGTGCATGTCTACTGAACAAAGCCCTTAAGGAAtagttttatatttaattttgtaatttGGAATGGGGAATATTAATAACACATTTTATCAATGTTCTATCTATGTTGAAATAGCCCAGAGCAACAGGCAATAATAAATGTGGATCAGTAAATTATTAACTTTCTTGATATTTATTTTGTCTTGATTTAAGGGAAGTTAAAACTTGCATGAAGGAATTCATTTCCATGTACTTCTACTAAACACACTAGTTTTCTTAGGATGCTTTCAGACTAATATTGTGAAAGATTAAGTTGGTTTAAATATATTTACAACAGAAGGCAGATATAAAGCACAATAGAATACAACATACGTGTGTTAGTGGTGATACAGCACTAAGAATACAGCAACCACAATGGCAGAGCACTGAACTTAGATTATTATTGTGTAGAATCCTACGACTTTCAAACGCGTATCATAGATGACTGACGTGCCAAAAAATTAAGGCACAGACGATTTTTCATGAGGAGACTGATGCTGCGAGGATCCAGGTAATGTTGATCCCAGAGCGTGAAGAAACTGTCCCTATGCATACTGTCTGTCAGTGTCACTGTGAGTCATGTGCATTGGTAGATTTGAAGAAGTGTTGATTGTACACAAACTCTCGATTATTACACACATATAATAACTTTAAGAACATATTCCTCTGAAAGTGAAAGAAATATCATGATAAAAACACATTGAGTAAGTCAGTATTAGCATAGGTGGGTTCATGTGTGGCAACTATAAAGGGTTGTGCTGGCATTTGTAGAACAATGCAGTTCTTGTTGGTATGACTTCGAAGTGTGTACTTTTTTAATACACCATCAGCAAGCGTCCTCTCTAAACAATAGCTGCACTGTGTCATCGGGGTTTATTTGAAGTTAACTTGTATGGGCTGACTACTGCAATATGTACTCCTGTTAGATATTTTGTAAAAGTACAGGTCTACTTAATGAAACCATAATCTAATTTTGTCTATATAGAGCAACAGTAAAGGAAAAATCCGATTTTTTTATGTGAGATTTCTTCACATAACTGCCTAGATTACCTGTAgattaagaaaaataaaagagtGCATCAATGCAAAGCACAAAATCGAATGTTGAAGGTTTTCTAGATGAGTACTTAGACCCTGCTAATGCTCACTGCATGAGCACAATTGTTACTGCTAAGGTTCAGAGTGAAGGAAATCTTACATATAAAATCATCTATAATAAGCTAACGCAGGATAAAATAAAAAGCAGTGCTAGAAGTGCAGAAGGCACAGAGCTATGTGGTACGCCTCAGTCCCTGGTAGTGGAGTCATCTTTGGCAGTGGATGGGGTTCGACCACCAAGTAATGAGTAAAACTAGTAGGTTGTCCCTTTCAACAACCCAGTGACTTAAAAGAGACTTtataattcaataaaattaaacCATATATTCTTTTCATGAAGCTTAGTCTGATACAATTAGAAAGCAGGCACAGTAATAGTAGGACTACAAACCGTTTTCAAAACAATGCAGTTTGTGCATGTCACTTCTCAAAATCCTTTCTCAAGTAGACACCGCAATGTTTGCAAGAGCCACCagttttttttcatatatatgtgTTTCTTCAGCCATTAACAATGAAGCATATGCCAAGGTTTCACATGACAGTCCAatggtgtaacattagcccccacATCCCGGGCAATGCAGGGTGGCCTCCAAGCTTAGTGAGGCCCACCCACTACAGCACCCTGGCCTCAAAGCACCTCACTGAGTCGGGGGCCCTTCATGTAGTTTGCAGGGGTCCACCTCAAGTATCATTATGCTACTGTGATTTTTTTTATACAGTCCATCTGATTGATAATTCATTGAACTTctcggagggtgaggggggagtaaacCTTTGGTGGTGCCATTTTGCTGCATGTTGTATTGCCGGGTAGAACTCAACATCCGAGGGGAAAACAATGATTAATAATGCTGGACACATCCTTAAGTTGCATCTATTCAAGAGTTCAGAAAATATGCTCGATTTATATTTTGATTAACATTTTTATCTGTAGAACTTTTTCCATGACTGTTCTGTTGCCTGACAGTTGAGAGACAACAGGTGTAATTGTTATCCATCTCTGATATTTGTTAGAACAAACATTTCAAGGATGAACTAATGAGCCAGCTCTGCCTGTGACATGcaggctacacacatatctcaagAGAAAACCCTGAGTTCACAGACCATCATAAGTAGCTCAGTAATAACAACATAGAATTTCTGATGACTTAATGAGGCTATATTTGGTGTGACAAATCGGTATGCATATTTTAGCTTCAAACTATAATTTAATAGATGAACAGAGGACATAAAGACTATCGAAATTTGATGACCTTGAACCTTTTGTAAActttgcatatttacaagccccttgctcttccttccaccacactagtgtaatttttgtacactaatgtggcgttaaggaggccatttccctgcgccctatttacaatgtggtgcagtgcatgcgccacattattcctttgccaggcataatgtatgcaagggggattttcccatgcagggaggcccataaaaatggcacagtaaaatttacaagctttcactgtgccatttttagtatAATTTTGAAAGCCTGCCTGAGGCAGACATTAAAgtgatgctgctgttgttttcagtgggcctcccttgactttataggtttagcaccattatttttggtgctaatcctacaaagcgccacaataacgtcaacatttttgatgcttttgtCTTAGTGTGGTGCACAGTACTGGAAATACGGTTGCACACATGGTGTCCTTAGGGGAGCACAAGAAGAGTGGAGCATCAAGACTGATGCACCCCGATGTTGTAAATACGCCCTTTATATTTGGCAAAGCATTATTACCAGCAAAACACAGTTGCTTGCAAACGAATGGCAACAACCACATTGCCGCAGATGTAAAAAGATTATTACAGGGCTTTAGAGATTTTAAAACTTGTAGTGTTTGATTTCACTGTTAAAGCAAAGGTATCATAAACTGCATCTAAGCACTCTTGCAAGGATAGAGTGGTGCAAATGGTTACTGGCATAAGGGAAAGCATTTGATCACTCCATGCTTAGAAAAGACCCCATACCATTCAATTTTTCTAAATAGAGATGTTCcacactattttatttttgtttaacatCCGCAAATTGACCAGCATCATAAAATCAttctaaattaaaataatttgaatGCTTAATTGCTCATTTTTTAAGGCCATGATTTATGTGTTACCTACGAAAAAAGGAAAATCAGTTTAAACTCCGTCATGGAAGGTTGGagagaaagaggacatttgatagGACTTTCTCTGTTTTCATCTAGATTTAAGCTGCTGTGCTTGCAATGTTTTTCCTCCATAGTCGCAGCGTTTATTTCACGTGTAAACGAAAGAGCCTTGAAAAACGACCAGAGCTGTTAATCTATGCATGTACTAActatgtgtgtgtgcgcgtgtctaCAGGCTACAGCTCACAACACCGTGAGCCATTTCATCCAAAGACTTCTTAAGCGGGACACCACACAAATAGATATTGCTACACTCAAGATAGAGGCCATGTTTAACACAAACAAACGCATCAACATTAAATGGATAGTCGGTGTGGCTATTTCTGACTAGGAccccctctctcatttctctttttggACATTGTTGGTTTACCTACACCTGCAGATGCTGCTGCCTGGTTTAACATGTGCTCTCAGATAATTCTCTCAGCGTGAAGGAGCAGTGGTACACCCCCCACTGGTGACACTGAGAGGAAGGGCATTCTTCCAAAGATTTGCATCTGTATACCCACACCTGCCCCCAATGTCAGCAGGCAGTGATGGGTGAATTACTTTTGAGGCAATAGAATTGCAACGTCTTAAGGGGTCCTGGGGCCAAGTCAATACAATAGAATACTAACTGGATCGAGAGGAGATATTCTGCGTACCTATTACCCCTCTGAGCAGATGCTTAACCTACAATCTCAGGAAGCTTCAAATACTTTTCTGATTCTCAGCCCCAAATGTCCTAAGTGAAcaactgatatatattttttttctccatctgTGTTCGAAGAGAGCTGCATAATGTTCATGGAAATTCATCAGGGAGCAAATTTAGTTGAGACACAAAAGCCTACGAACCATTAAGCACTGGTGACACTTGCAACCCtactttgtgcaaataatggtttaGTGTATTATATctcattgcattgtattgtaaacaAATCCACCTGTATTCAATAATTTATGTTTGCGACGTTGGTGAATAACTCATTACATTAGGGTTCATTCCAGTATTTATCACCATACCAGACCATTTCATTGTTCCATGGGTTTAAATCTTTCAGTTGCAATATGTAATCCATCACACATAAAGTATGCTAACTGAAATGCATCGTCTGTAATACTAAAATAAGATAAATTAGCAATTAGTTCGAACCAGCTCAGTACAATGATAACAAAGGCAGGTTTGCTAGAATTTCCTATAGAATGTCACAGTTTAGTACTGACAAAGAGGGTCGGGCTGGGTTAGAAAATAGACGcaggcactaaaataaaagtggccactattagtgaattagaaagctaaaaagGTGGCCCTTTTTGCAAAATGGGTCGATTTGGAACTTGTAAGGACGCAATGCATAAGTGCTTTGCAAGGTAAATAAGACAGCTGGAATTGAGTTTGCTGccagcaatgtttgttttaatatcaggggcATCCACAGTAAAACCCGGCCAATCAGActgtaaaacaggcccacaaatagccaagaaaacagcccacacactggcATAGCAGACCAGCACTGCCTGGTTGCCATGCAGAACAGTCAGATCCTGCTGACTAACACGTAATTGGAAGATGACCTCGGGGAATGTATAGTTGTGGGTGCAACTGCTCTCTTACCTAACCAAATGTTTTAACTTGGGAAAGCTTCATTTATAAACACTCTGTTTCTTTCCTTGTGTTTGGGGAAAAAGCCAGATGCGTTTTTACAGTATGCAACATTATGCTTTACAGTTTTGGGAATAGGAATAAACATTTTCTGTGTGGCAAAAAAGAACATTTTCGATGGCGAGATAGCAGACTAACTAACTGCAAAGAATAAGCAAGCATACCTGAAATCCTTGTTTCCTCTGGTATTTTCTCCTTTGCTGCATATCAGCAAAAGCAGCCGCTCCCGTTTGGTAGGTATAGGCCATATGTGGTAGGAAGTTCAAGTGATCGAGTCCTGGGTATGGTCGCAGCCCAGGAATACCAGTCTGCACTGGGGGCATGAAAGCGCCTGGGGGGAAAGCACTTTGTGGAGGAAGTGAGTACAATGTTTTGGCACTAAAAGGGTTCATACCAAAAAGGGGATTAGTGCTTTTGTCCAGATTATTTGAATGACAATATTCTTTCTTGATGAATGTCAAGTTCAGGGGCTCATCTGAAGTTTCAGATGATGAGGAAACACAGTTATGGTCCATGCTGATGTTATtgggttttgttttgctttttgtggCAACAATACTTTTGGGTTCCTTCATTTGTTTTGGTACAGTCAAGTCCAAAGGCtcagcctgaagctcctcagaAGAAAAACTGTTCGGAGTGTAGGAACTACTATGGGAGTTTTTAGAAGATGTGGAAGAAAGATTTAAAGGAGATGGAGTATTGCTCCTGGAGTGGTCCAATTTTTCACCAACTGGCTTAATACTGGTAAAGTGATTCATTTTTGTTAGCCTGAGAGGTGTATCACAATGTGTGACACGGTGATGGAGTTCTGCTATAGACGGCGACGTTATAGAATCCATAGGCTTAACGGGAGATCTGTCTGACAAACAGTCTTTTGTGGGAGTATGGTTGGTGCTAGCCAGACCCACTTCAGCATTGGATCTTTCCAGTGATGGTGACCTGGAACTTGCATACTGGTACACTTTTCTTTGTTCAAACCACTCCTTCACaaattcctgaggaagaccaacaGCAATGGAAATTTTCAGTAGTTCATCTGAGTTGGGTTCCATATTCATAGCATAATACGCTTTAAGTACAGACATGTGGTCCTTGTATGGGTTAACGGGGCTAGTCATTCCTTTCTCAGAAAGTACCGATGATAAAAGAATGGCCTGTTTGTCAGCAAACAATCCAGGTTTGTTAAGAATCATGTTTTCATGAGGTTGAAGGACTGCTTTAATCTCTTCATTCATCTTACAAAGGTAGCGTTCATGCTGGTGCAAGGGAATGGGTCCTGGAAAGCTTTCTTTACAAAACTGGCAAGAAAATGGTGTGGATATGTTATGATTCTCTAACATCTTGTCTTCACTTACCAGATCCATTAGAGTGCGCAACTTTTCCTTCTTCATATTACTCAGCTGCCTTCTTGAGTCTGTTGTCAAACTCTGGAGACAAGCTTTGGCTTCATTGACCTTCTCTAATGTATAGTCAATTATACTTTTGGTGGCACCATTATGACTCACAACAGGAAGACCAACTGGTGGAATACCAGGAGAAGCAACTCTTTGTTCATCTGCTTGAGATCCTGGTTCCTTCATATGATAGCCCTTGAGCTTTGAGATCTCATCAGACTTGCAGTCCATTTTCTGCCTAGAAACTGTATTGTCCACAATTTGTAGGACCTTTTGCACCTCACGCAAATTACTGTTTATGGCTGGGTACCCAAGTAGTTGTGATTCCATTCCTACATTTAAGTGCTGCATTGGACTTTGTGCAGAAGCATGAACTCCCAATGGACTAGTTGCCCCAAGTCCGCCATTCATAAAATGACTAGGCCCGTTAAACCCATGTGCGGCAGCCATTAGAAGTTTATAGTCATTAAAATCTAGTGGTTCAGTTTTAATTTTcagtaagcctgactgatcaggcaTATTAAGTGGTTTTCCATTTTCTAACTTGTGTCGCAGCTGTGTGATTGCTGAATTCGTGGGAGAGGAAGACAGAGAATTTGGAGAAGAACCCGTCTTCATATTGTTTCTTATCCTGCCATTTACGGAGATTAAGCCGATACACTTCTTGCTGCTGATGTGTGAACTGTATGAGCCCGAATGAGAAAAGCGCTTCTTGCAGTTTGGGCATTCATAGGGCTTTTCACCTAAAACGATAAGAAATGTTTAAAGTTAATGTATTGCAGGCTAAAGGTTCGTTAACATCAGTCTGAATGTACTTTGAATGAACAGTGGTGTGCTAAAGCAAAAGCCCCAAAGAAACCATGAAAGTGGCGAACATTGGATACTTCAACCTGAAAATAAAACAACTCAAATAACATCATCCCACACGTACCGGGCCTTTCGTTTTCAAAGTTATTTAGATTCTGGGATATAAATAAAAAAGTGTGTTACCTTTTACTTTAAAACTACAAATTTAGCAATTAGCTAATTGTACAAATAATTAGTGTTAGGAATTATTGAAAATGTGAGTTTACTTCTACAGTTTTAGTGCTGGCATTGCTTTAATTTCAGTTTAATGTAATACCTAGATATAACCTATTCTACTTAGAGATTTGCACTGCCGACTAGTTAGTTATATCTTAATTATGAAGCAATACATTAGGTGGGTACCCACACAAACTAGTATGAATAGTGGGCATGTGGTCATCCTGTGACTTCCCAACCCTACAGTTCTTTTACATGTTCTGGCCTGAGGAGCTGGTAGGGACATTGGGACAACATCCAAGTCCTTACCTGTTATTTGGTAATCCTGTGCCTGCAGAACCCATATACTTATGTCCCAAACACATTCCCCAACTCTTACATTAACAAGGTggctcacacacaagggagaatttaAAATTATTCTACATAAAGACGTCTTCTTAAAGCATGTAGACGCTTATGTAAACTTATTTAAAGTAGAAAGTATATTTCTTACCCAGACCTGTTTGTT is a window encoding:
- the ZEB2 gene encoding zinc finger E-box-binding homeobox 2 isoform X2; this encodes MKQQIMADGPRCKRRKQANPRRKNASPYHLENLLKEYLDCGEYKLKKILNYDNVVDTGSETDEEDKLHIAEEDHLLHTLDQDTSPASLPNHASSPHASHGLLPREDDEDEMRESDVDHVWHSHDMLHASVNGPDDIKEEYDTLGPEATLQPPVNNGTVKNNNCTTDYEDYFVKRKMEDGDSHGVSIAEYLQRSDTAIIYPEAPEELCRLGTPEANGQEENDLPPGTPDAFAQLLTCPYCDRGYKRLTSLKEHIKYRHEKNEENFSCPLCSYSFAYRTQLERHMVTHKPGRDQISPVCLSSRRNLSVLQHQMLTQAVSNRKFKCTECGKAFKYKHHLKEHLRIHSGEKPYECPNCKKRFSHSGSYSSHISSKKCIGLISVNGRIRNNMKTGSSPNSLSSSPTNSAITQLRHKLENGKPLNMPDQSGLLKIKTEPLDFNDYKLLMAAAHGFNGPSHFMNGGLGATSPLGVHASAQSPMQHLNVGMESQLLGYPAINSNLREVQKVLQIVDNTVSRQKMDCKSDEISKLKGYHMKEPGSQADEQRVASPGIPPVGLPVVSHNGATKSIIDYTLEKVNEAKACLQSLTTDSRRQLSNMKKEKLRTLMDLVSEDKMLENHNISTPFSCQFCKESFPGPIPLHQHERYLCKMNEEIKAVLQPHENMILNKPGLFADKQAILLSSVLSEKGMTSPVNPYKDHMSVLKAYYAMNMEPNSDELLKISIAVGLPQEFVKEWFEQRKVYQYASSRSPSLERSNAEVGLASTNHTPTKDCLSDRSPVKPMDSITSPSIAELHHRVTHCDTPLRLTKMNHFTSIKPVGEKLDHSRSNTPSPLNLSSTSSKNSHSSSYTPNSFSSEELQAEPLDLTVPKQMKEPKSIVATKSKTKPNNISMDHNCVSSSSETSDEPLNLTFIKKEYCHSNNLDKSTNPLFGMNPFSAKTLYSLPPQSAFPPGAFMPPVQTGIPGLRPYPGLDHLNFLPHMAYTYQTGAAAFADMQQRRKYQRKQGFQGDLLDGTPDYMSGLDDLTDSDSCLSRKKIKKTESGMYACDLCDKTFQKSSSLLRHKYEHTDSRTKSKTMNNIHIGIVEKIQSNLLDQIVWFYDSHSPKKTLSGKRPHQCQICKKAFKHKHHLIEHSRLHSGEKPYQCDKCGKRFSHSGSYSQHMNHRYSYCKREAEEREAAEREAREKGHLEPTELLLNRAYLQSITPHGYSDSEERESIPRDVESEREHEKDAEDVYEKLVRQDGDEEFEEEEEESENKSMDTDPDTIRDEEENGDHSMDDSSEDGKMETKSDHEEDNMEDGM
- the ZEB2 gene encoding zinc finger E-box-binding homeobox 2 isoform X1: MKQQIMADGPRCKRRKQANPRRKNASPYHLENLLKEYLDCGEYKLKKILNYDNVVDTGSETDEEDKLHIAEEDHLLHTLDQDTSPASLPNHASSPHASHGLLPREDDEDEMRESDVDHVWHSHDMLHASVNGPDDIKEEYDTLGPEATLQPPVNNGTDVSFFRIQLKNNNCTTDYEDYFVKRKMEDGDSHGVSIAEYLQRSDTAIIYPEAPEELCRLGTPEANGQEENDLPPGTPDAFAQLLTCPYCDRGYKRLTSLKEHIKYRHEKNEENFSCPLCSYSFAYRTQLERHMVTHKPGRDQISPVCLSSRRNLSVLQHQMLTQAVSNRKFKCTECGKAFKYKHHLKEHLRIHSGEKPYECPNCKKRFSHSGSYSSHISSKKCIGLISVNGRIRNNMKTGSSPNSLSSSPTNSAITQLRHKLENGKPLNMPDQSGLLKIKTEPLDFNDYKLLMAAAHGFNGPSHFMNGGLGATSPLGVHASAQSPMQHLNVGMESQLLGYPAINSNLREVQKVLQIVDNTVSRQKMDCKSDEISKLKGYHMKEPGSQADEQRVASPGIPPVGLPVVSHNGATKSIIDYTLEKVNEAKACLQSLTTDSRRQLSNMKKEKLRTLMDLVSEDKMLENHNISTPFSCQFCKESFPGPIPLHQHERYLCKMNEEIKAVLQPHENMILNKPGLFADKQAILLSSVLSEKGMTSPVNPYKDHMSVLKAYYAMNMEPNSDELLKISIAVGLPQEFVKEWFEQRKVYQYASSRSPSLERSNAEVGLASTNHTPTKDCLSDRSPVKPMDSITSPSIAELHHRVTHCDTPLRLTKMNHFTSIKPVGEKLDHSRSNTPSPLNLSSTSSKNSHSSSYTPNSFSSEELQAEPLDLTVPKQMKEPKSIVATKSKTKPNNISMDHNCVSSSSETSDEPLNLTFIKKEYCHSNNLDKSTNPLFGMNPFSAKTLYSLPPQSAFPPGAFMPPVQTGIPGLRPYPGLDHLNFLPHMAYTYQTGAAAFADMQQRRKYQRKQGFQGDLLDGTPDYMSGLDDLTDSDSCLSRKKIKKTESGMYACDLCDKTFQKSSSLLRHKYEHTDSRTKSKTMNNIHIGIVEKIQSNLLDQIVWFYDSHSPKKTLSGKRPHQCQICKKAFKHKHHLIEHSRLHSGEKPYQCDKCGKRFSHSGSYSQHMNHRYSYCKREAEEREAAEREAREKGHLEPTELLLNRAYLQSITPHGYSDSEERESIPRDVESEREHEKDAEDVYEKLVRQDGDEEFEEEEEESENKSMDTDPDTIRDEEENGDHSMDDSSEDGKMETKSDHEEDNMEDGM
- the ZEB2 gene encoding zinc finger E-box-binding homeobox 2 isoform X8, coding for MKQQIMADGPRCKRRKQANPRRKNASPYHLENLLKEYLDCGEYKLKKILNYDNVVDTGSETDEEDKLHIAEEDHLLHTLDQDTSPASLPNHASSPHASHGLLPREDDEDEMRESDVDHVWHSHDMLHASVNGPDDIKEEYDTLGPEATLQPPVNNGTDVSFFRIQLKNNNCTTDYEDYFVKRKMEDGDSHGVSIAEYLQRSDTAIIYPEAPEELCRLGTPEANGQEENDLPPGTPDAFAQLLTCPYCDRGYKRLTSLKEHIKYRHEKNEENFSCPLCSYSFAYRTQLERHMVTHKPGRDQHQMLTQAVSNRKFKCTECGKAFKYKHHLKEHLRIHSGEKPYECPNCKKRFSHSGSYSSHISSKKCIGLISVNGRIRNNMKTGSSPNSLSSSPTNSAITQLRHKLENGKPLNMPDQSGLLKIKTEPLDFNDYKLLMAAAHGFNGPSHFMNGGLGATSPLGVHASAQSPMQHLNVGMESQLLGYPAINSNLREVQKVLQIVDNTVSRQKMDCKSDEISKLKGYHMKEPGSQADEQRVASPGIPPVGLPVVSHNGATKSIIDYTLEKVNEAKACLQSLTTDSRRQLSNMKKEKLRTLMDLVSEDKMLENHNISTPFSCQFCKESFPGPIPLHQHERYLCKMNEEIKAVLQPHENMILNKPGLFADKQAILLSSVLSEKGMTSPVNPYKDHMSVLKAYYAMNMEPNSDELLKISIAVGLPQEFVKEWFEQRKVYQYASSRSPSLERSNAEVGLASTNHTPTKDCLSDRSPVKPMDSITSPSIAELHHRVTHCDTPLRLTKMNHFTSIKPVGEKLDHSRSNTPSPLNLSSTSSKNSHSSSYTPNSFSSEELQAEPLDLTVPKQMKEPKSIVATKSKTKPNNISMDHNCVSSSSETSDEPLNLTFIKKEYCHSNNLDKSTNPLFGMNPFSAKTLYSLPPQSAFPPGAFMPPVQTGIPGLRPYPGLDHLNFLPHMAYTYQTGAAAFADMQQRRKYQRKQGFQGDLLDGTPDYMSGLDDLTDSDSCLSRKKIKKTESGMYACDLCDKTFQKSSSLLRHKYEHTGKRPHQCQICKKAFKHKHHLIEHSRLHSGEKPYQCDKCGKRFSHSGSYSQHMNHRYSYCKREAEEREAAEREAREKGHLEPTELLLNRAYLQSITPHGYSDSEERESIPRDVESEREHEKDAEDVYEKLVRQDGDEEFEEEEEESENKSMDTDPDTIRDEEENGDHSMDDSSEDGKMETKSDHEEDNMEDGM
- the ZEB2 gene encoding zinc finger E-box-binding homeobox 2 isoform X6 codes for the protein MKQQIMADGPRCKRRKQANPRRKNASPYHLENLLKEYLDCGEYKLKKILNYDNVVDTGSETDEEDKLHIAEEDHLLHTLDQDTSPASLPNHASSPHASHGLLPREDDEDEMRESDVDHVWHSHDMLHASVNGPDDIKEEYDTLGPEATLQPPVNNGTDVSFFRIQLKNNNCTTDYEDYFVKRKMEDGDSHGVSIAEYLQRSDTAIIYPEAPEELCRLGTPEANGQEENDLPPGTPDAFAQLLTCPYCDRGYKRLTSLKEHIKYRHEKNEENFSCPLCSYSFAYRTQLERHMVTHKPGRDQISPVCLSSRRNLSVLQHQMLTQAVSNRKFKCTECGKAFKYKHHLKEHLRIHSGEKPYECPNCKKRFSHSGSYSSHISSKKCIGLISVNGRIRNNMKTGSSPNSLSSSPTNSAITQLRHKLENGKPLNMPDQSGLLKIKTEPLDFNDYKLLMAAAHGFNGPSHFMNGGLGATSPLGVHASAQSPMQHLNVGMESQLLGYPAINSNLREVQKVLQIVDNTVSRQKMDCKSDEISKLKGYHMKEPGSQADEQRVASPGIPPVGLPVVSHNGATKSIIDYTLEKVNEAKACLQSLTTDSRRQLSNMKKEKLRTLMDLVSEDKMLENHNISTPFSCQFCKESFPGPIPLHQHERYLCKMNEEIKAVLQPHENMILNKPGLFADKQAILLSSVLSEKGMTSPVNPYKDHMSVLKAYYAMNMEPNSDELLKISIAVGLPQEFVKEWFEQRKVYQYASSRSPSLERSNAEVGLASTNHTPTKDCLSDRSPVKPMDSITSPSIAELHHRVTHCDTPLRLTKMNHFTSIKPVGEKLDHSRSNTPSPLNLSSTSSKNSHSSSYTPNSFSSEELQAEPLDLTVPKQMKEPKSIVATKSKTKPNNISMDHNCVSSSSETSDEPLNLTFIKKEYCHSNNLDKSTNPLFGMNPFSAKTLYSLPPQSAFPPGAFMPPVQTGIPGLRPYPGLDHLNFLPHMAYTYQTGAAAFADMQQRRKYQRKQGFQGDLLDGTPDYMSGLDDLTDSDSCLSRKKIKKTESGMYACDLCDKTFQKSSSLLRHKYEHTGKRPHQCQICKKAFKHKHHLIEHSRLHSGEKPYQCDKCGKRFSHSGSYSQHMNHRYSYCKREAEEREAAEREAREKGHLEPTELLLNRAYLQSITPHGYSDSEERESIPRDVESEREHEKDAEDVYEKLVRQDGDEEFEEEEEESENKSMDTDPDTIRDEEENGDHSMDDSSEDGKMETKSDHEEDNMEDGM
- the ZEB2 gene encoding zinc finger E-box-binding homeobox 2 isoform X11; the encoded protein is MKQQIMADGPRCKRRKQANPRRKNVLNYDNVVDTGSETDEEDKLHIAEEDHLLHTLDQDTSPASLPNHASSPHASHGLLPREDDEDEMRESDVDHVWHSHDMLHASVNGPDDIKEEYDTLGPEATLQPPVNNGTVKNNNCTTDYEDYFVKRKMEDGDSHGVSIAEYLQRSDTAIIYPEAPEELCRLGTPEANGQEENDLPPGTPDAFAQLLTCPYCDRGYKRLTSLKEHIKYRHEKNEENFSCPLCSYSFAYRTQLERHMVTHKPGRDQHQMLTQAVSNRKFKCTECGKAFKYKHHLKEHLRIHSGEKPYECPNCKKRFSHSGSYSSHISSKKCIGLISVNGRIRNNMKTGSSPNSLSSSPTNSAITQLRHKLENGKPLNMPDQSGLLKIKTEPLDFNDYKLLMAAAHGFNGPSHFMNGGLGATSPLGVHASAQSPMQHLNVGMESQLLGYPAINSNLREVQKVLQIVDNTVSRQKMDCKSDEISKLKGYHMKEPGSQADEQRVASPGIPPVGLPVVSHNGATKSIIDYTLEKVNEAKACLQSLTTDSRRQLSNMKKEKLRTLMDLVSEDKMLENHNISTPFSCQFCKESFPGPIPLHQHERYLCKMNEEIKAVLQPHENMILNKPGLFADKQAILLSSVLSEKGMTSPVNPYKDHMSVLKAYYAMNMEPNSDELLKISIAVGLPQEFVKEWFEQRKVYQYASSRSPSLERSNAEVGLASTNHTPTKDCLSDRSPVKPMDSITSPSIAELHHRVTHCDTPLRLTKMNHFTSIKPVGEKLDHSRSNTPSPLNLSSTSSKNSHSSSYTPNSFSSEELQAEPLDLTVPKQMKEPKSIVATKSKTKPNNISMDHNCVSSSSETSDEPLNLTFIKKEYCHSNNLDKSTNPLFGMNPFSAKTLYSLPPQSAFPPGAFMPPVQTGIPGLRPYPGLDHLNFLPHMAYTYQTGAAAFADMQQRRKYQRKQGFQGDLLDGTPDYMSGLDDLTDSDSCLSRKKIKKTESGMYACDLCDKTFQKSSSLLRHKYEHTGKRPHQCQICKKAFKHKHHLIEHSRLHSGEKPYQCDKCGKRFSHSGSYSQHMNHRYSYCKREAEEREAAEREAREKGHLEPTELLLNRAYLQSITPHGYSDSEERESIPRDVESEREHEKDAEDVYEKLVRQDGDEEFEEEEEESENKSMDTDPDTIRDEEENGDHSMDDSSEDGKMETKSDHEEDNMEDGM